CCAAAATACATACTTAACGCACCGGCTACCGCCGCTCCTACCGCACAAGCCGGGATGACTCGTAACGGGTCGGCTGCGGCAAACGGAATGGCTCCTTCCGTGATAAAAGAAAATCCCATAATAAAATTTCCTACCGTGGTTTGACGTTCCTGCTGGGTGTAACGATTTCTGAAAAATAAAGTGCTTAAGGCAATCGCTAATGGCGGTACCATACCGCCCGCCATGACGGCGGCCATAATGTCATATTGAGCACTGGCCAGTGCCGCTGTACCAAACACGTAGGCGGTTTTGTTAATAGGGCCCCCAAAGTCAATTGACATCATGCCTCCCAGTATAAATCCCAATAATACCTTGCTACCGGTGGAAAGACCGGCTAAGAAATGTGTGATGGTGGTGTTTAACCAAGCCATGGGAGGATTGACCACAAAGACCATGATCGCGCCTATTGCTAAAATACCTAGCACCGGATAAATGAGGATGGGTTTAATTCCCTCTAGCGATGTCGGCAATTTGGCGCTTGCTTTTTTCAATGCCAAAATAATATATCCGGCAATAAATCCGGCGGCTAAAGCCCCCAGAAAACCGGAGGGTTGCCATAGTTCTTGCGGCAAGGAAAGGGAAAATCCTGTTTTGGCCAGCAGACCGCCTACCATGCCGGGCATTAGAGCCGGCCGGTCCGCGATTGCGGCGGCAATAAATCCTGCCAAAATGGGGAACATCATCCCAAAGGCTAGGCCACCCACTTGATTGAGAAAAGAGGCCAAAGGCGTGCCAGTGCCAAACTGAGCTGTACCTGCGTGTGCACCATCTAATAAAAAGGAGAGTGCTACTAAAATGCCGCCATCAATCACAAAAGGCAACATATGAGAAACCCCGTTCATCAAGTGCTTGTAAATGTCATGCAAAATAGAATGTTTCTCGACGGTGGCAGGAACAGCAGAAGCGGTTGCGTGAAAAACGGGTAGTGGTCCTTGCAAGGCCTGTTTTAACAATTCTGCGGGATGGTGGATGCCGTCAGCCACTTTGGTAAATAGAACCTTTTTTCCGTTGAAACGGTTTATTTCCACGGCTTTGTCTGCTGCCACAATAATGGCTTTAGCAGAGGCAATTTCTTCGGCTGAGAGCGGATTTTTAATTCCGCTGGAGCCATTCGTTTCCACTTTGAGCGAAATGCCGGCTTTTTGGGCGGCCTTTTCCAAGGCTTCTGCCGCCATAAACGTATGGGCAATTCCGGTGGGGCAAGCGGTGACGGCTAACAAGTCGTACATGTGGGGGGAAGACTCCGATTGACTTTCTTCCGGAAAAGCTTCCTTTTCCGCCCGGTCAATTGCTTGTAAGAATTCCGTAGCGTTTTGTGATTGTAATAAGTGTGTACGGAACGTTTCATTCATGAGCAAGGTGGACAGGCGACTTAATAAATCAATATGTGTGTTATCGGCGTGCTCGGGCGCGGCAATTAAAAACAATAATTTTACCGGAGCTCCGTCTAATGCATCAAAATCTACTCCATCCGGTACTGTCATGGCCGCTAAACCTGCTTTGCGTACGGCCGCTGTTTTAGCGTGAGGAATTGCAATCCCTTCTCCTACGCCGGTGCTGCTTTCTTGTTCGCGTGCTAAAACTGCTTGACGATATCCTTCCAAATCGGCCACATTTCCCTGAGCATTCATTAATTGGGTAATTTGGTGTAAAACATCTGCTTTATCATTTGCTTTGGCACCTAAACAGATTCCGGCCGGGGTAATTAAATCCGTAATTTTCATACAAGCTCCTTATGTTTGGGCGGGATAAACGTTAAAATATCTTTTCGTTCCGGCAACCATTCTTGTTGTACACAAGCACCTCCGGCGGCTAAAGCCCATTGCAAAGCGGTGGCATAATCGCAGGAGTGTAACCAACCGGCTAAAAAGCCGGCCACCATACTGTCTCCGGCGCCGACAGAGTTGATAACAGGGGCAGTCAGTTTAACAGCCGGGGCTTTGAAGGTATTTCCGTCGGAAGTGACTAACAAAGCTCCTTGTGCTCCGCGGGATACCAGAACGTTTTGTGCTCCTAATTGTTGCGCTTTTTTGGCGTATTGCAATACGTCTTCTTCCGTTTGTATTTTCGCGTCAAACAGATTGGCCAACTCTTCTTCATTGGGTTTAATTAAGAAAGGATGATAGGAAAGCGTGTGGTGCAAAAGCGGCCCTACTGCGTCTACTACGCAAAGTACGCCAAGCGGTTGTACTTGCTGTAAAATTTGCGCGTAAATAGAAGGGGCCACATCGGCAGGAACCGCACCGGACAAAACCAATACATCCCCCGATTTTAATGCATTTAATTTTTGCAATAAATGTTGAAGATAGACGGGTTCAATATGCGGTCCGCGGCCGTTGATGTCGCTTTCCTGTGTAGATTTAATTTTAACGTTGATGCGATTTTGTCCTTTAGGCAAGCAAATAAAATCGGTATGCGAAATATGTCCTTGCAAAAGAGATAGAAGTGCTTGCCCGGTATGACCGGCGCAAAATCCAAGTGCCGTGCACGGAAAACCCAAACGCTCCAATACTACGGCCACATTGATTCCTTTTCCGCCGGGCAGGATGTTTTCTTTTACTGCACGGCTAACACCACCCAACTGTAAGCTGGGCACGAACATAATGTAATCTAACGACGGATTAAGGGTGACGGTATAAATCATATTTATACGGTGTATAATTCCTTTCTAAGGGTAAGTAAATTATATAAATTCTTCCTGCGCTGTCCAAGGGGGGTAATATGAGCAATGTATTAAACAGATACTTCGAATAAGAAAAAAGTCAGAATGTGTGGAATTGTGATTGCCAACATTAAGTCAGTTATGATAAACTAGTGGTAGATTTTGTGCCTTAAGAATGAATGCAATAGTATAAAAATCGAAGAGGAGATAAACAATCATAGACAAGCCTTAAATGTGGTTTGATTACAATTTGAATACTGTTTTTGGTTGTCTAAATTAATTTAGACATCACTTGTGCGTAAGCATAGGAGATTGGGAACCAAAAACAGTCGCTATTTGCTAGTAGGAACGGACTAATTACCCGGGCTTACTAGCATTAATCCTGTATTAATAGCTATTAATACGGGTAGGCGACTGTTTATTTGTGTGATCCCAATCTCGCAAATAGCAGTCGCCTTTTTTGTTGGAAAATTGATAGAAGAACCGAAAGTAAGGTCACCCCTGTTGTGCTTTAGGCGTGTCGTTCTTTGCATTTCCTCAAAAACAGACATATTGCCAGTGATGTCTAAAATGACAATTTACAAAATAGCTCTGTTGAACAGGAGGAAATATGTTTATAGAAAAGGCCAAAAAACTTATTAACCGTCATACAGTCATTTCATTTGATATTTTTGATACTTTACTTATACGTCCTTATTTGCGCCCCACGGATCTATTTGTCCACTTAGAAAAATTAAATCAACTACCGGGTTTTGAGACGCGCCGTCGGTTGGCTGAAAGAACTGCCCGTCATAAACGTCCCGAAGGAGAAGATGTTAATTTAGACGAAATTTATGCCGAATTGTCCGGCCCGGATGTTGCGCTAAAACAACAGGAACTAGATTTGGAACGCCAAACTTTACAACCTAATCCAGCCTTACTAATGCTGTTTCGCTATGCCAAACAGCAAGGCAAACGAATTATTATTGTCTCCGATATGTATCTGCCGGCTGATTTCTTAGAGCAAGTATTACGTGAAAAAGGATTTGACGGTTTTGAAAAGTTATATGTTTCTAACCGACCACGTAAACAAAAGGGTTACGGTACGCTATATTATCACGTAGAACAAGACTTGCACCTTGATCCCAAAACTATTTTACATATTGGAGATAACCGTCGTTCAGATGTGCGGTGCGCTAAAAAAGCGGGTTGGCATGCTTTACACATTCCATCCTTACAAGAACGCTATTTTCAAAAGTATCCGCTTCTTCTGAAATTTTGGAAGCAGCACCCCAGTTTTGATGCATCAGTGACTTTGGGGTTACTGATATGGAAAGAAGCACAAGGAATTCTCTCCCCTTACTTTGAGCGGTTGGGATATAAAATTGGCGGCCCCGCCTCTTATGGTTTTACCAGGTGGATTGAAAAACAAGCCACCGCTCGCCATATTCCTACCTTGCTTTTTGTAGCGCGCGACGGATATACGTTACAAAAAGTATTTCAAACATTTGATAATCCGCACATTCAAGCTCACTATGTGTATGCCCTGCGATTTTTAAATAATATCTGTAGGTTGGATTATCCGCCTACATCCATGGGACAGATGAAAACTATTTTGCGGCACTTTGCGAATAAATCTGATGCATTTCGTTCGCTGTTACCTGCTCACCCGATGAATAAAGCTCAAACTCATCGTTTTATTCAAGATCATTTACCTTTGCTTACCCAACTTTCCAAACAGGAACTATCTAATTACAGGAATTATCTTTCTGCCTATTATCAACCAGGGAAGCCAGTGGGAGCGATTGATAGCGTTACTTCTTTTTTTTCTTCGCAAAAACTCATTGAGGCCGCCGTTGGGGTAGAACAAGTAACCGGATATTATTGGGGAGTGACACCTACTCCAGAAATGCCATCCCATCGTTTTGAAGCTTTTTTGCCGCACGGAGAATTGAAACAGCATCATGAGATTTTTACACATTGTTGGCCATTTATGGAATTCCTATTTACGGCCCCGCAACCGCCTATTAAAAACATCACGCCAGACGGCAGTCCCCTCTACGACTCTCATATCCCTGCCCAAGAGGAAGCCCGCATTGCCGCTTATGAAACCCTTAGCAACGGGATGTTGGCATTTGCTAATGATGTCAAACACATTTTTAAGGGAAAGGATATTTTCTTAACGGGTCATTTCCTAGTGCAATGGATTAACTGGTTTTTGCTTCACCCTACACGAGAAGATAGAAAAGAAATGGCCGTTATTTTTCATGCTAGCGGCAGTGAACACCAAGAATATGAACCCTTGCTTAGTTTCCAACCATCAATTCGGCAAATTCTATCTTCGGTAAAACACTATATTCGCTGTGCTAAACAAGTATATTGGAAGACTCCGTTTCAATTCTGCTTAACCTGTTTGCTGTCTCCCGTTGCTTCCAGGAGGATAGCCGATAAACATTTTGTATTGTATTTCTTTCCGCGTTTGCGTAAACAATACGCGCGCAAGGATATGACAATCGGCCGTTATACTTTTTCAATAGTTTGGGGCAAGAGACAAGAGTAAATCTTGTAACACTATAAAATAAAAAACCGCCGAAAGGCGGTTTTATAATTTACCGGGGAAGGGACTTCCCTGCGGTCAATTTCTTTACGGAAATTGCCTCCGGGCCGGCCCTCACGGTTTTTGCCTTTCGTGCTTGCTTGCGCGCGCACTCAAACAAAAACATCGCTCCGGGCTTCAATTCCCTTACGTGCACCAAGCAGTTGGTGCACTCCCCAACTAAAAATAAAAACCTGCTTAAAAGCAGGTTTTATATTTTTACCGGGGAAGGGACTTGAACCCTTAAGCCCGTGCGGGCAATAGTTTTTGAGACTATCCTGTATACCAATTCCAGCACCCCGGCATGAAATTGATACAATTATTATAGCAGTTTTCGTACGAAAGCACAACTTTTATGTGCCTAAGGAAAAAGATATGTGGGTCATTTTAGCATTCATTTCGGCTTTATTTTTGGGTTTGTATGAGGCAACGAAAAAACGAGCGTTACAACAATGTTCGGTGTTTGGTGTGTTGTGGGGGAGTAGTTTGGTTGCTACCCTTTTATTTTTGCCTGTAATTATCATTAGTTGGAGTGGCGCAGAGTGGCTGGAGGGGAGTATTTTACAAATTCCGCGTGGTACGTGGCTGATGCATGGCGGTGTGGCGGTAAAAGCGATGATTGTGCTTGCCTCGTGGGGATGCGGATATATGGGGCTAAAACATTTACCGATTACGTTAGCCGCGCCGATAGATGCTTTGCGGCCCGTGCCGGTATTATTGGGAGCATTTTTTATATTTGCGGAGCGCCCCAATGGGTATCAATGGACCGGTATTTTTATTTTGTTATTAGCACTGTATCTGTTGGGCCGAAGCGGGCAGAAAGAAGGGATACATTTTCGCAGTAATGTGTGGGTGTGGCTTGTTGGCGCGGGTACCTTATTGGCCGCAGCCAGCGGTTTGTATGACAAATTTCTGATTTTTTAGTATAATTTGAAAAATCAGATCCCGGCCTGCGTTATTTTGTAGAAAACACACACGGTCATCCCGCAGTGTCGTAGTGCGGGATATAAGTAGTTTTGCAGAGGCCTATACCCCGCACAGAAACCTTGCGAGGTGACGGCAGAAAAAAGGAGGATGTATGAAAAAAGGGTTTACCTTGATTGAATTATTGGTAGTTGTGCTTATTATCGGCGTCTTATCAGCCATTGCTCTGCCGTAATATCAACGTGCGGTGTATAAAGCACGCGCGATGGAGCAATTAATTAATATACGTGCGGTAAAAGATGCATTGGATCGTTGGCTTATGGAAAATGGCGAGTCAGCAACGCCCACTTTGGATGCCTTAGATATTACCCTACCTCCCAATTCAGAAAATTTTACAATTGGGGTGTCAAAATATTCGAATGTGGGAATTTATGCTTCTACCAGCAATAATACTATGGAAGATAATCGTTTTGTAATTCGTTATTTTGCCACATGTGTATACCCCGAGTATGTCAGAAAAATTGTTTGTGTGGGTGAGGGAGATGCCGGGGAAAAAATCTGTAAAGATATAGGCGGCACGGGCGAACATAACTACAAATTTATATCCGGCCAAAAAGCATATTATTTGAACTGACATAAAAAAAGCCCTTGCAAGTGCAAGGGCTTTTTTCACGTATCTTAAAACCTTAACATCGAAGTGTAATTCTTGAGGCGTTTTTCAATCTCGTTTTGGCGTGCGGAAGCAAGGCGCTTAACGCTAAACGACTCAATGGTAAAGGATGCCATCACATTCCCGATCATCATAGCACGTTTGATGGCAGACAAAGAGTCCCACTTGCGCAAACTGGCCAAATAGCCCGTCGCACCGCCTCCAAAGGTATCGCCCGCGCCGGTGGTATCATGCACCCCTTCAAGCACGTACGGCGGAAATTGCACAATACCTAATTTGCTCACAAGCATAGACCCGTTGGGCCCTAATTTGATAATGACGTGCTTGGCACCCATTTTCAAGATTTTTTTGCCGGCCGTAATCAAATTATAGGTGCCGGTTAATTGACGCGCTTCGGCTTCATTTAAGAAAAACAAATCCGTTTTTTTCAGCACTTTGAGTAGCGCAGCTTTTTTGGAAGAAATCCAATAATTCATCGTATCGCAAGCGACGAGTTTCGGGTTTTTGACTTGTTTCAAAACAGATAACTGTAACTCCGGATCAATGTTAGCCAAAAAAACTGCTTTGGCCTCTTTTTGCTCTTCACTTAAGATAGGATTAAAATCTTGAAATACATTTAATTCCGTAAATTTGGTGGTGGCATTTTTGAGGTCTTTGTCATAACTGCCTCCCCAATGGAAGGTTTTACCTTCTTTGACCTGTAAGCCGGTCAAATCTATTCCGCGTTTCTTAAACGGGGCGCGATCTTTAGCCGCGAAATCCGTTCCTACTACTGCGACAATAGACGGACAGGAAAAATAACTGGCAGAAATAGAAGAATAACTGGCCGCCCCGCCCAGCACACGCTCAGCACGGCCGTAGGCGTTTTCTATACTGTCAAACGCGACAGATCCCACTACTAGTACTTTACTTTTCATGATGCTTGTTCTTTTAAGAAGGTCTTAATTTCTACTCGGCTGTTGAAATCATCAAAGAAAGCTTTTTGGGCAGTTTCCATTTTAGTTTCAAACAGTTGTTTTTCGAAATCCTTTTTATTCTGCTCAAAATTTTTCATGTTTCCGTTTTGAGTTTGATACGCATAGCGTACCTCTTCCGGCGTTAATTTATAGATGGAGAATAACGCCATGCGGAAGCGATCTGCCAGTTTGCTGCGGCGGATTTGTTCTTCAAACTGAGCGGGATTCATGCCCAATTGATGCTTGAGTACCTGTTCATAGGCCACTTTGTTAAATTGACCATTTTGATTAAAGGGAGGAGCTGAATGAATTTCTAACGCAATTTCATAGTCAGATACCGACATACCAAATTCGCGGGCCGCTTGGTTGAGAACTTCTTCGCTGATAAGTCCGCTGAGGGCTTGTTGGGTTAGATATTGATTCATATTTTCATCTACATCTACGCCGTTGTTACGCAAGGCACGCGCTTGAGCGTCCGTAGCTTTTTGTAAAGTACGATACGTGATAGGGGTAGAACCCACCATCGCTGCATTGGTATTGAAAACTCCTCTGGAATAGGAACCTAGTCCAATATATCCGATACTGGCAATGAAAAATGCCAGCGTAATAATTAAGATTGATTTTTTGTATTTGATTAAGAAAGAGATCATACGTCAAAACTCCTTATTGTTTATCTGTATCATCGGCGGGTGAGGACATTTCTGCTCCGCCAATTTTACACATGCCTTCAATCCGTCCGCCTTCTTCTACGATCATTTTTTGGGCGCGGATATCTCCTTTGATAGAGGCCTTGGCTAACACTTCCAACATTTCTGCGCACACATTGCCTTCAATGTCTCCGCCACAAACAACGGTGTGTCCGGTTACATCGCCGGTAATTTTGCCGCCTTCTCCTACTATGACCTGACGTGCATTATCCACCGATCCTGCCAAGTGACCGTCTACGCGCAAAGAACCTTGCACGCTTAGTGTCCCTTGGAAATAGCATTCCGCGCTGACAATAGAAAAATGTTCGCCGGAAGCAAAATCCGAATCTTTTTTTAAAAAACCCATCGTTTTCCTCCTAAATTTATTTAAAATAGTTTCGTGGATTAACGGGTTGACCGTCTTTCCATACTTCATAATGCAAATGTGTTCCGGTACTGCGCCCGGTGGTGCCCATAAAGGCAATAGGCTGCCCCCGTTTTACCCGTTCTCCTTCCTTGACCTTAATGCCGGTGGCATGTGCATACAAGGTGGAATAACCAAGCCCATGATCTATCAGTACCGCTTGTCCGTATCCATTTACCCAACCGGTGTGACGCACTACTCCGTCTGCCGTGGCGACAATCGGGCTATCGGGCTGACTGACAAAATCCAGTCCATTGTGCATGCGGCCGATTGGTTTACCAAACGGATCGCGGCGGTATCCAAAACCGGAGCTGATTCTCCCTGTAGAAGGTCGAATAGATGGCGTGGAATGGCTGCCTTCCATTTGGTTGGCGTAGTACCATGCAATTTCCTGAAAAGAAGCCAAACGTTCTTGGGCTTCCTGTTGCATGCTTTCTATATAATTTTCAAATTCTTCCGTATCGAAATCTTTCAAATCTGCGCTAAACAATTTTTGAGCCCGTTGTTCTGCTTGTTGATTTTTCTCTTCTAATACTTTGGGCAGATTAATAAACTTTCCGCCGGGCATGCCCAACATTTGCCGCATTTGTTGCTCAGTGGTTTGAGTTAAGTCCAAATACTTACGGCCTCGTTCCAATTCGTCGGCAATTAAATGCAGTTTCACGCGCATTAATTGGTTATCAGCTTTGGTGATCTGATAATCATAGGCCCGGCTCCACAGCCACAAAGCCCCTAACGTAAGCCCCAGCCAAACGACGAGCAATACCACTAAGGTAATTCCCGTTACTTTTATCTTTTTAGATCCACCCGCCCGCGGCATAAAAATAATATCGATACGATCACTTAAAAAGCGGGTCCATGTTCTCTTGGCCATACTCTTTTATTCTATCATATAAAGGCCCTGCCAGGCACAGCCTGTGCATTATTTTTTTGTTTTGCGCGGTTTCTTTTTTCCTTTAACTGGTGTAGCAGGCGCAGAGGGGGCATAAAATTGCAAAATTCCTTCGTAAATAGCTTGTGCAAACATTTCGCGTCCTTGGGGGCTCATGACCAGTTCTTCTTGTTCCGGCAAAATCATAAAAGCATTTTCAATTAAGATGCTGGGCATTTCCGAAATACGCGGAATGAATAAAACATTATTGGCAATCAGGCCATTGTCTGCCAATGGGATATGTTTGTTAAAAGATTGATACACACTGTTAGCCAGTTGGAAACTGTGAGGATAGGTGTAATAAATGGAATACCCGCGCGGATAAGCCATGGGATTAGCGGTATCAGGTAATGCGTTATGGTGCAAGCTGACAAAAATATGGGCCTTTTCATCCATCGCTTTTTGATAACGCTGCGGTAAAGATATGTGATTGTCTGCTTGGCGTGTCATGATAACCGTAGCCCCGGCAGCTTCTAATTTCGGTTTTAAGACTTCAGCTAAAGCCAAATTAGCTTCATATTCCAAAAAACCGGAAGGACTTACCAAACCGTCATATGGCGGTACACGTTTGGGGCTGTGTCCGGCATCCAGTAAAACACGAACCTCCGCCAAGGGTTTTTGGTCAGTAGGAGTATGCTCCGGAGCGTGGTATAGATCTAACACAAATTGGCTTCCGTTGTAGTGGTAGCCATGTCCCCACGGGGTTGTGCCTTTTTTGAAATATAAAACGAAGGGAAGTACTCCGTTTTTGGATCCTTTCCATTCGATGCGGTCCAGTAGAGGGGAAGTGGCATCAAAGTTAAAATTTTCTTCCAGTTGATCCGAATAATAAAAGGTAATTTCCATTCGGTTATTAAATTCATGAACCGAAACCGGTACCGGATGCATACCCTCCCAGCGAACTTGGGTTCGTTCCGTAGTTGCTACGGTAGAAATATCTGAAATAATGTTAACCGGCAAGGTGTGTGCAGAGCCCACCGCTACTTTTTTTTCTTCTATCCAAGCCGATTCTCCGTTTCCTAAATGCAGTCGGTACAAGCCGTTATTACGTCCATCGATTTGCACTTGTCCGAAGGCACGGTAAAAGGGATATAGACTGCCTTGATGTACCGGTAATTGACGTACTTTAGTGCCCTCCTCTTTAATGCGCGCAGTATAAAGGGGATCTGTGATATCTAAAATTTTGACACGTTGTTTGGCAGTTATCTTTGCGTGAGTGTGGGTAGCCGGATCCACCATTTTATAAGTAATTTTAGCGGAGCGTGGTTTTTCTTTGTCGCGAATCACATATTTAGTTTGATACCGCCCCGGCGTGCGTGAGCTCTCCTTAAGCGTAATTTTTTTACCTCCCTTTAGTCCGTTAATTTCGGCTGTCACACGGGCATGCGGTGTGCCGCGGACAGAGAGCTCCAACGTATCTCCCGGTACAACCCAAACCGGTTTAGAGGGATACACTTCTTTTTCATCAAAGCGTGCTTTTCCTGTCAATTGTTTAAGCGGTGTGCCGGGGATGCGGACATTTCGTACCGCTTGATAGGTTTTGCCCTGACTTTTTGCAGTAAGCACAAGCGCAAAAGATCCTTGTTCTACAGGTACATAAGCTATGAAAGTGCCGTTTTTATACACAGGAACTACTTGCCCGTTGATATCCAAAGTGGGATTTTCCAGATTTAATTTCCCAAAGATATAAATGTTGTTTGCACCGCGGGAAATAAGATAATTTTCTTGTGGGTGCTGGACGGTGATAGGAGCATCATCCCCCGACTGAGCAGGCAAATAAGGAGCTACCGGCAAAGGGTTGTCTTGGGCTGCCAGCGAAAGGGCTAAAAAACAAAAAATGCAAAAAACTATTTTTTTCATCGTATAAAAAATGATAACATAAAATAATGACCATGCGCGAGGATGTTGTTCAGTTTTTGGATAGTTACTTATTATCCGCCTCTGTATCAGATTGCAGCCTGAACGGTTTGCAGGTACAGGGACGCGATCAAGTACGTAAAATTGTTTTCGCCGTGTCAGCCAACATGGAGGTATTCAAACGAGCCAAGGCCACCAAAGCGGATATGATTATAGTACACCATGGTTTGTTATGGGGCCAAGAGCAAGCATTAGTCGGAATGTTTGGACGTCGTGTTGGATTTCTACTGGAGAATAAAATCAGCCTGTTAGGGTATCATTTACCTTTAGACAAGCATCCTGTGTGCGGGCACAATGCACAATTAGCCCGCGTATTAGGAGTACAAACGCTACGGCCGTTTGCCGCCTATCATGGGCAAGACATTGGCTTTTGTGGGGAAATCAATCCGGATTCATTACCGGTTATAACCCGTCGGCTGGAGCGTGTGTGTGGCGCCAAAGCATTGGTGTTGCCGTTTGGACCTAAGAAAATCCGTACCGTAGGTATTGTAAGCGGTGGCGGTTGGAGTATGATTGGTGATGCCGTGCGCTTGGGGCTGGATTTATTTGTT
The Elusimicrobiaceae bacterium DNA segment above includes these coding regions:
- a CDS encoding Nif3-like dinuclear metal center hexameric protein, encoding MTMREDVVQFLDSYLLSASVSDCSLNGLQVQGRDQVRKIVFAVSANMEVFKRAKATKADMIIVHHGLLWGQEQALVGMFGRRVGFLLENKISLLGYHLPLDKHPVCGHNAQLARVLGVQTLRPFAAYHGQDIGFCGEINPDSLPVITRRLERVCGAKALVLPFGPKKIRTVGIVSGGGWSMIGDAVRLGLDLFVTGSVDEPVQELCREGKINCVALGHYNSEKIGVKALMEVVRKQFSVETEFIDVKNPI
- a CDS encoding N-acetylmuramoyl-L-alanine amidase, with translation MKKIVFCIFCFLALSLAAQDNPLPVAPYLPAQSGDDAPITVQHPQENYLISRGANNIYIFGKLNLENPTLDINGQVVPVYKNGTFIAYVPVEQGSFALVLTAKSQGKTYQAVRNVRIPGTPLKQLTGKARFDEKEVYPSKPVWVVPGDTLELSVRGTPHARVTAEINGLKGGKKITLKESSRTPGRYQTKYVIRDKEKPRSAKITYKMVDPATHTHAKITAKQRVKILDITDPLYTARIKEEGTKVRQLPVHQGSLYPFYRAFGQVQIDGRNNGLYRLHLGNGESAWIEEKKVAVGSAHTLPVNIISDISTVATTERTQVRWEGMHPVPVSVHEFNNRMEITFYYSDQLEENFNFDATSPLLDRIEWKGSKNGVLPFVLYFKKGTTPWGHGYHYNGSQFVLDLYHAPEHTPTDQKPLAEVRVLLDAGHSPKRVPPYDGLVSPSGFLEYEANLALAEVLKPKLEAAGATVIMTRQADNHISLPQRYQKAMDEKAHIFVSLHHNALPDTANPMAYPRGYSIYYTYPHSFQLANSVYQSFNKHIPLADNGLIANNVLFIPRISEMPSILIENAFMILPEQEELVMSPQGREMFAQAIYEGILQFYAPSAPATPVKGKKKPRKTKK